cATTACATAGAAATTCCACGAGCTTtacgtgcgttctcttatattggaactttacaatcaacgtcttccttttaatcggctgtccaaagtaaacatattaatatcgtaatatttggcaatattttttttgagaagttccaTGATATTAGCTTTTAACACTTTGAGtgtagtgtttcttgaattatcagcacgttctgttattctatgataattgcaaaCCTTGTATACTTACACGCAGAGAAatgatttttaaaatcaataatattctgtattgaaatcaacagaaaaaattatcatttctcggctaataatatattttttgaattcaacaacaaaaccttgttgtttcaaaaaaatatttttttgtttctagaaTCAGTCGTCAACAcgaacaaaaattatttttttgaattcataataaatataTTTGTTAATACAATACCTtatgttgaaacaaaaaataactgtgttgctttaaaattttatattttttgaaccaaaaaaagtatttttaaaaacaaaaaagtacgtttttgatttaatatttaattttttatttatgtaggatgtattttcattattttctatttcatttgaaatgatcATAAATAAAAAGACTATTTTCTCTCCATTTGGATTTTATTTACATCTGATTTAGAAATAATCACCAGATGAGTTATTGCCTTCCTATAAACTCTGATTAATAAAATTACTTTAGCCATTTATGCATTTTGTAGACGCAGTCAGCAAGTAATTTGCAGTGCACCGTTCACGAGTGATGGATTCAGATTGCTTTCTCCTACCACCGGTGATGCGGTTGAATAACAATCTGTGGAAATCTTATGatacatagaaaaatacaattatTATTCCTTTTGTTAAAACACTTCATCCGTTTATTTATACCTGGTGAAATTCTCCAAACATTCAATCTATGCATGCAATTCGTCCGGTCAACCAGAAATGGCGGCGATATCAATTCTTCAATTTCCTTCCGTTCCAggattttcagaatttcaagatAGTATTGATTTTCTAGAGAGAAACAATCGAACAATGCGTATAAGTTCGTATATCAGATAGTTACATAGAAACAAGACAATTTCTTACCCAGAAGACGATtgataatttcttcagagaGTCCAAAACTCAGCAAAAAAATAACCGTCACTAACTTCCTCAAGTCCATAACCAAAACTTCTTCTGTTGAATCCATTttgagttttgtttgaaatcatGGAAATGGCGTCTGACAAGCCGTGCGTACATAATAGCGAAAACAAAGCATACACACTCTCATATAATAAATATGTATGTGTGTAAGTAATAGGATTTTTTGAaaccaaaaaactttttttgaaaacgaAACAGATTATgccaacaattaaaaaaatattttattgaatctACGCAACTTATGTTCCCATCAGTTTGGTGTAAAaacaacaattaaaatttttggaacaacaaaatttaatatttgtattcaacaaaaataattgtaatttttaagaaatatttcaataatatttgtttttgaaacaaaaaggtctgttttctctgcgtgtatggctacctaaagagaaaacacaaaatcaatctctaataagaaacttttcacttgccccacgtgattagaaaattgacggtgtttcatTTTAGTTAGTTTTAGTTCTATGTCGAATCAattctgaaacattttttattgcagtttaaaactgtcagaggggacaacttagaagtggtacagaaaatgaTTTTCCGCGACTCTTTTCcgccgaaaatattaaaaaaagattGCACGCCACCGACTTGTTACGGAGTTATATTtaacaggttaacaatctttcgctctattatgcaataatggttgaaaaatatcAGGAATATCTTAcatatcgtaatgttctgaatggcctcgAAGGTTTACACAtgtgagtttaaaacgttaattcacatatttagtaaaatatgcaaattattttcacttaccccatttacccacttgccccgcggtaccttaacgaaaaataatatttagatcgaaaacaaaaaatttggtATTAGCGGGTTAAGGGGACACGCGAGACCATGTTATTTTCcatatcttttgtctcactctaacaattgtcatcaaaactttgtggaagcaaatctcgagtttcagtgaaccgatgaagctgaaaatgtattggattgtgcactacatacatagaatcatagtgatacattttcgcatcgatatatggagtggttcttgggatttgttcttgaaatggatagggtgattatgatgacgtcaaTGGAAAGTCAATGCTACACACtcgattaccaatggcttttagggcgagatcacaagttatgcgagaattgtataaatattataacaTTCTTTATAAATAATGCAAATCAACTtacctgagattttttttatccaatCAGTGATCAACTTATTGAAAACACTTACAGAATAGAATATGACAtacaattgaaattttcatccaaaaatcTAGTACTGGATCAATACTTAATTTTGAATACCGTCAGTGTACCAGTATTTgctcatgcccctatttccgctcactagtgtacaaaaattgattttcctgttattttttcgcacggatacattctagcaatattaacaactttcaaatgaagtcatctgacataattttcatttgataaaacaattatttatattgaaaacataagacctcatgagcggttattgggtcactaggtatttttgtgtgccaataaccgctcacgtaaaaaatgaaacaacattttaaagaaatgACGATTTTAGcatacagccttctttattgcagtagtagctatggtttgaccataaaaaatatcaggataaataacgGTTTTCAAACTAATGCATTTTTAGtaagttcgtcacgaaatctTTAAGGCAGGAGTAATCAAAATAGCAAGACTAAAAAGAACACTTAAATGAcgaattattcaaaatcatttcgaCCAGACAAtatagtaatgacactactatttcaaacaaattctaatggagtTGCTGATTtccacaatgcttccttttctcagaagcaagggaatatgggtatttttcaagaaCCACTACGTCATAATACTAAacaaacagtgttcatgtgggcatcatagcctagtccgtctgagtattggtcctggtagaggggaaacttggcaaaagccagaccgagggttcagcttTGACAAgtaaagctgtcaggcagctccaactaaacaccacacaaaaaaaaatactgtattCAACACTCATAGTACTTTTGATAGAACACGACCAGGCATCTGGCACCACAATACTACCCCATGGGAAAAAAACGAGCCACCATCTTCGGTTCCCACTAGGAAGTGGTTCCCCAAGACAGTTCAATGTTAGTAAACAAGTAGTCGTTTCGGGACAAACATTCTAGAATGGCGAAAACAATTGTGTGGGGGAAAATGTGTTTAATACTATATTATGCTGATTTAAACAGACACAAAGTTGCAAACGCTTGAAATATCACATTCTGaacgaaaacgtttttttatggTGAGCCTCGAAAACAGTATGATAGAAAGGAAAACTATTATTGACACAATTTGGCCAAAGTGGGTAATtactcttgagtttgatgctcacTACAAAAACATGGCTACTTAGCAGTGGGCTGAACACGACCGATCAGTAGCTCTCGCAGGTGAACACTGCTCTTGTGTGATTTTCCTCCTTCTCGGGACGTGTTATTTATTTACCCGGCAGTGTGCAACAGTGAGAGCCCGTGGTCCTTGTTCAAAGCTAATAATACCTCCAAATACTTCCAAAATTGTATTCCTTACTAGTCAAGTCTTTATATTCGTctaatctgatctgaatctctaagaacatgttcaaaaaattataattacaACTTAAATCATTTTCAGGAATCATTTGAGGAACCTGCAATTCCAAAAACTATGATCACAAGTCCCAACATAACGGTCAAACGAGTGGTTAACAACAAACCTATAGTGACGCCgacaaatttaacaaaaatagcCCCAAAGCCAGCAAATTTCGTTCGAGCAACTAACGCTGCTGGAAAAGTCGTATACATTCAGAAACAGTCCGGAACGGTAGCGCCAGTGAAGTTACTCAATAATGCAAAATCTCCAACTGCCACAAGCACTACATCGTATCACTTAGTGAAAGGCGAATCAGGTGTGGTCATGCAACCTAAGGTTCAAACCATGATCCGAAGGGTTGTTCCAGCGGCCTCGACCTCCACTACGACGACCGCCAGCAGTTTGAACAAACCTAAATCCGTGACCAGACCTGCAACGCATGTCGTCATCCACACAAAAATGGGGCCCTCGGGGACTTCCACTACCAAAACTCTAACCGTGGCCGAAGCTCATCAAATGGGTCTGCTCAACAACAAGGCGAAGCAAGTTGTCCAGGTTGAAAAACCGAAACCGATCGGTATTTCTTCAGCAATCAAATCGCCAGTCAAAGTCCTCCCGGGATCCTCCACCTCAACCATAGTTCGGTTGAAGCAGTCTCCAGGTGCAACATCGACCGGGCAAGTGCAACGTATCTCAACAATCACCAAACCGGCCGTTCAAAGTCAAAAGGTTGTTCTGCCCCAAAGTGCCATCCAGGTGGGGCAGAAATCCGGCCAAATTCAGGCAATAAACATCCCCGGCAAAGGAATCCAATACGTTCGTTTCCTGAATCAAAACACGGGCTCGACAAGTGCGTCCACCTCCGGCCATAAAGTGGTCCAAGTTATGAACAAATCTGGCAATGCGTCGATCGCCGGCTCGGGTTCGAAAATAATTGTACAGAACAACAAAACCTATGTCGTAAGCAATGGAAACGTAACGGCGGTAAGGGCGGCATCATCCGGACAACAAGCCAACCAAACCAGAGTGCTGACTTCCGGTGGGCAGACCGTTGTGAGGAGAGTTTTATCCGCTAGCAGTAGTCAAGCTGGGTAAGTTAAATGTACAGTGAAGGACAGAACTTTGAGAACATTTCACTCAAATAAACGCTGAATTTCTATATCTTAAGCAAATTGTGACTTTGCGTTTATTATTGCATTCAACTAAGCTTCGTGGCCtagcggttagcggcgtcagtcgtctaggcgtattgtgtcacggggtgtaggttcgattcccgctccagccGGAGAAAACTTCTCGTCAAACGAataattcatcgctgggcttcTGGGCGTTTCGTGTTGTctgttgcctaatgttagtgatcgttcagtctgtgcagcctatgtgctgaagacggtgtaaattcctcctttctggcgttacgtcccaactgggacaaagcctgcttctcatgagcacttccacagttattaactgaaagctttctttgccgattgaccatttttgcatgtgtatatcgtgtggcaggtacgatgatactctatgccctgggaatcgagaaaatttcctttacgaaaagatcctcgaccagcgggattcaaacccacgaccctcagcatggtcatgctgaatagctgcgcgtttaccgctacggctatcttggcccctaaaaaaaaaatgtaaattgtctttattaaATTGTCTTTATTAAATTTAGCGAGAAACGCATTTGCAGAATACCTACTACGAAGGCAAAAGAATCGAGAGAATTATATAAACATTGAGGGTTTGAATAAATGCGCAACAAAAACATAAGATCACTACTGGAATAATAGTGTgttataaaaacaaaatcaaccattcaaaatttcttataaaataTTCAACACACACACATTTTGATAATGCCGTGGTAAATGTTTGATAAGGTGGTCTTATGTTTTTGTCGCACATTTTCCAAGCATTTTTTGTTCATATAAGTACCTGctaattcttttcatttttgttcTATTCTGCAAATGTGATATTGTTAAAACGagtaataaaaaatcaacgaatATTTATTATTAGTGAGATGATCTTTGTGTTTTGTCTGTTACTGTTTTATCATTCAATAAAGGAGATTCTAACAGCGATATCTTTGTTTTCTGTAGTGTCGTTAAACGTGACCCGGAATCTACTCGGTACATAGCGGTAGTTCGAAAAGACGACGGAAAGCCCACCGAAGCAGTTACCAATCTGACGGCTGCGCAACTGAATCAGCTGAGCGGAACGACCGTAATGGCCGGAGGATCCAAAACTAAAATTGTCATGGTCCCGTCCACCTCCACCAGCGTGACGAATCAGATCAAGTCAACCCTCAGTGGTTCGTCCTCAGTTCACAGTAACCCGTCGATAATTTCCGTGAAACGTGAATCGATCAGCGGGTCGGAAGATGAGACACGTAAAGGACCCGCGGTGGGAACCATTTTCCCCGATGAAGCTTACAAGAAGCGACCGTGCAATTGCACTAAGTCGCAGTGCTTGAAGTTGTACTGTGATTGTTTTGCGAATGGGGAGTTTTGCTACAACTGTAATTGCCGCGATTGCTACAACAATCTGGACAACGAGGAGGAACGGCAGAAGGCAATACGGGCCACCCTGGAACGGAATCCTAGCGCGTTCAAGTAAGTATCgttgattattttaatattGCACTTATATTTGCGATGGAGAAGTTCAATTTAGCTGAATTATCACTACATGGGCTACTCCAACTGACTTAAGGTTTCGTATGGCATTATAGATTGAATGTCCAAGCACTGTTTGACTTAATGCTGTTACAACGTCTATGTGGAATAATACCCAAGGaacagctaccaatgttacttgaGTACTagaccatttaaaaaaaaaactgaaatgtctgaGATTCAACCAGTCCCCTATTTATAAATGCAATACCAAAACAAATAAGGTATCACAC
This DNA window, taken from Aedes aegypti strain LVP_AGWG unplaced genomic scaffold, AaegL5.0 Primary Assembly AGWG_AaegL5_hic_scaff_1824_PBJ_arrow, whole genome shotgun sequence, encodes the following:
- the LOC110680779 gene encoding protein lin-54 homolog, coding for MDVDEDYMFDNQTMEELGIDSLDEGTLVGSDDLVEYSAGEEDLEEETVYIKTEESFEEPAIPKTMITSPNITVKRVVNNKPIVTPTNLTKIAPKPANFVRATNAAGKVVYIQKQSGTVAPVKLLNNAKSPTATSTTSYHLVKGESGVVMQPKVQTMIRRVVPAASTSTTTTASSLNKPKSVTRPATHVVIHTKMGPSGTSTTKTLTVAEAHQMGLLNNKAKQVVQVEKPKPIGISSAIKSPVKVLPGSSTSTIVRLKQSPGATSTGQVQRISTITKPAVQSQKVVLPQSAIQVGQKSGQIQAINIPGKGIQYVRFLNQNTGSTSASTSGHKVVQVMNKSGNASIAGSGSKIIVQNNKTYVVSNGNVTAVRAASSGQQANQTRVLTSGGQTVVRRVLSASSSQAGVVKRDPESTRYIAVVRKDDGKPTEAVTNLTAAQLNQLSGTTVMAGGSKTKIVMVPSTSTSVTNQIKSTLSGSSSVHSNPSIISVKRESISGSEDETRKGPAVGTIFPDEAYKKRPCNCTKSQCLKLYCDCFANGEFCYNCNCRDCYNNLDNEEERQKAIRATLERNPSAFKPKIGAVSADEDALRLHTKGCNCKRSGCLKNYCECYEAKIACSANCKCIGCRNTEQYAKEFEYATSLTGVDSVGGVVGGNLEPLSGDDSMAEVSQSEMILGGSPSDIKPIGSAGGAFAETKPTTSAAATVAIAGIKRPNPAEPDLTQLPPSKQPYNFMTPDVIEATVQCMIAQADECQKRGCNIRTAERMILEEFGRCLVEIIEFSSKSDS